The sequence AACAATGCCCAGCACAGTGCTTCcaccttcttcttcttctgcacTATCTGTAGAGAGGAGCAGAACCACATCCATTCAGTCACTTCACTGCTGCATATATACAAGTGCTGTAAAGCAAAATGTGCTGCTTCTTCCAAAACCTATAGTGCTGCTTTGACACTTGGAGAAAGGTTgccataaagaaaagaagagctaCATACACGCAGTGTCTCTTTCCTAGGACGCCAGGGAAGTTGTCTCATTGCAGACAGTCTAGAATTTGATGAAAATGTAAGAAAGCAATccaaaaggcaaaataaagaTCTCAACAGTAACACTGACATATCCAAACTAGCTTTGGTTTAAGCAGTATGAATGCAGCGCTTGATGCAAGctcatttatttcacttctcAGCTAATTAATACCGAGGCAGTAACTCACAACCCAAAGCTTTCAAAACAGGTGTTTCAGTCCTCTCTAGCAATCACAACATACGTGTACCTAATACATATACACAGAACTGCAAGAGTCCAGCATCAACCAAGCTATGAGACATTTTGAATTGCACGACATCTTGTCCCTATACTCTGAGATGCATTAAGCAAGCACCTATGAACAAGGCACTTTTTCCACTGTATGATTCAGAAACATAACAAAGAAGTCATAATCttcatctgtatttaaaaaagcccttttttttttttacttgaagtGTGAGTCAGAGAACTCATCTGAGACTCCAGGAACAAACaataacagggaagaaaaattcaGTGCCCCTAGATGTTTAGAGACCTCTTCCCCTTGAGCTGGTGTTAAGAACAGACTGAGCTCACACTTCCCTGGGGTACAAAAGAcccaagaaaaatacattttaatgtcATGTTACTGCTTGGCTAACAATATCCTCATGATCAGAGTTATAGAACTTGAACTGTATTTGTCAAGGAATGAATACAGATTTCCATTCTTCACATGCTGCTCATGCATGCATATAATCAGCAATAACACAACTCCCTCTGGACGATTTTTAACCATCTTCTATGCAAATCAGGTCCAATGCACCACAAATATCTGACAACTAacccagaggagggcaacaaaactggtgaggggtctggagcacaggccttatgaggagcagctgagggagctgggattgtttagtctgNNNNNNNNNNNNNNNNNNNNNNNNNNNNNNNNNNNNNNNNNNNNNNNNNNNNNNNNNNNNNNNNNNNNNNNNNNNNNNNNNNNNNNNNNNNNNNNNNNNNGGAACTGCCCGGGCTGCACGGCGCGGTCAGGGCTCCAGGCTGCCGCAGTCCCCGCTGTCAGCTGTAAGGTTTGCGTTTGGAGTGTTCCTGTGGGGAGCCCGGGTTGCGCTCCCTGTGGGCCCTTCCCGCTGGGCAACCCCGTGCTTCTGCGCTTCCTTCTGCCCAtcccctgcaggccctgctgtCCCCGCAGCGCTGCTCGGCTGTACGGCAGGGAAAGGAGCGCACAACAAAGAGCGAGTGAAAGTGCTTAACGTGGGCCTACGGGAGTGCGTCCCGTTGCTCAGATACCCAAAGTCAGCCTTAAAATGTCATTTAGTTGCTAGATTTATATTTAGTTGGACTTCAGTTCCTACGACTTGTAAGTGACTTTTGAGCTTTACAACTGAACTTGTAGCTCTGCTGTTTGTTAATGTAGAGCTGAATGCTGTGTTTaactttctctgttttccttctaaataaGATATAATTAGCTAACACAGTATTCTAATTATTGTGCTCATCCCACCGAGGTCAGCAAAACTACTTGCACAGTGTCTCTCATCACTGATAATTTTCACTTCCTACTAATTACAGGAGTCCTATTAGGAGCCAACAGcgtttttgtttttatactcTGCCACTGATATTACTTCAGTGCTTTCACAGAACTGGTTCAGGTGCATACCAGATTTGCATCCCTTTCCCAAGGTTAGCCATCTTGTGACAGTTCACCTCCAGCTGTCTGCAGgtattgttctttctttccttacaaaATATGGTCACATTCTCCTTGTCATCAATCCCTCCATCACTGCCATCTGTATCCCCAGTTGCCAGCTTTAGATTTTTTTGGCATCCCGTGCTTGTACTACAGGACTGTGAGATCTCAGAAGTACccttggatttttttaattttcacccCAAAAACACCTGTAGAACTGAATAGAGCCCCGCAGTTCTTGTCCACTCGTGCAGGTACATCTCTTAACTACAGAAATGAAAGGCAGCATCACGTCCCTTGCTGGGGTTTTTGTCTGCTTGTTTAAATTCTGTTACATGGTGGTTCTGAACCTCATGAAATGAGCACCTTTTAACTAAGAAGCTCCATCTAACAACTCTTCTGTAgctttctttcttgtcttttttacaataagggtagtgaagcactggaacaggctgcctggagaggtggtggatgccccatccctggagacatttcaaggtcaggctggatgtggctgcgagcaacctgatctaattGTAGATggccctgttcattgcaggggagttggactagatgaccttaaaggGTCCCTTCCCATTcaaatgattctgattctgttttCTCTAGAGACAGTTGATAGCGCCTTCTTCGAGTATCCAATAACCCAATACTTCTAAGAGTGTTGaatttccttttgcctttcagGCACAAGTTTCCAGTCTGCTTCTTTGGTTTCTCCTTCCTTCAGTTTGCAGATAAGAGGTTCTCCTCCCTGTAGTGCCTGTCGTGATGATTTCCAGAACGAGTTCTCTGGAATGTTTTGATGAAGGGAACGCTAAAAGTTTCAGATCACTGCAGTCTTCACCGTAGCCAGCAACTTGTACTTGAGGATCCTGGAAATACTTTCAAAGAGCGGGAAATACTTAAGGTGGATTATTATTGTTCTGTAGTCCTGTCTGGCAGCTGGTTTATGTGTGTTCCTACAGCCAGAGCAATGCTAGCTGAACTTCCATCtgttctggttttttttttcaaccagcCTAGCAATTTAAATCCTATCTATATgttgctgctcagctctgccccatcCTCGAGGGTGGGTCCTAGTTCTGCCCTTCAGTAACAGGCTTTCATCACACCATTAGGCAGTCTGAGCAAGCtagaaaaatactatttaaaactttattttcgCTTGTTCAGCTCAAGAAACTGGCCTGGGGTCACCCAAGGGTCAGAGGGAATTGCTGCACTAACAGTAACCCCAACTTAGATTATTTTAGGCTTGGCCAGATCTGTTCCTTAAAATAAATCCCACTTTTGCCATCAAAGACTTGGCAAAAATGAAAGTTGGTTGAATCACAAAGCAGGTGACAGAGGGATGATTCTAGCGGCATACAGAATGCCTGTCCCCTAGTCTAGTTTAGTATTCTaatgtgggagaaaaaaaaatccaattagAAGGGAAATGTTGCTAATAGTTTTCTGCCTGTTCAGGGAGTTGAATAGACTTAGTGGATCTGGTGAGCATCAGTAagaacagcagccacagcaggaGCCAGGAGTGCTGCCAGGGAAAGGGGCTCGTCCTGCCTCTctgggagctggcagggaaGGTCAGATGCTGGGGTTCTGTCAGCTGGAACAAAGCAAAGTTCAGTTTGTTTCAAGCAAAACAATATTGGTtttacagaattaatttttatgACATATCTAAATCtcaaatattgaaaataattgcCTATGAAACCTATTTTAGCACTGTTTCACTGGTATGTAATTATTCATTGTTGTAGCTTGGACGACTAAGGAGGATCATAGTTCTTCCTGTTCCTGCTTTAAAGTTGGCACTTTAGACTTGCAGTGAAAGTCTTCTGGCAGCTGTAGTGGTTAAAAGTCTCATTTAGGAATATAGAAACCTTTATGAGTGCAATGGCTGATAAtttgttcctgtttttctttcatcatgaCTACACTGCAATTTAAACATACTACCAGGCCAGTAAATAGAAGTACTCCTATCAACCAGTGCCTGCATACTTGAGATACTTGCCACAAAGCAAGCATTAGCCATAAGCTTCAGTATTTTAAGATTGCTGTTTGACAGAAAGAGGTGCTATTCCTGGGCACAGAATATGCCTGGTGGTTGTATAATGACTGCTTCTGATGGccctctgtgttttgtttcgTTAGGTTGCTGACCACTTGCCAGACTTCCTCTCCAAGCTGTTTAAATGAGAATGTCCCTGGCACAAAGAGTACTACTGACATGGCTTTTTACATTACTCTTCCTCATCATGCTGGTGCTGAAGTTGGATGAGAAAGCACCATGGAACTGGTTCCTCATTTTCATTCCAGTCTGGATATTTGATACTATTCTTTTAGTTATGTTAATTGTAAAGATGGCTGGACGTTGCAAGTCTGGCTTTGACCCTCGCAACGGCTCCCAGAACATCAAGAAGAAAACTTGGTATCTCATTGCAATGCTGCTTAAATTGGCCTTCTGCCTCGCCCTCTGTGCTAAGCTGCAGCAATTCACCACGATGAAATTAGCCTATGTATTTATCCCATTGTGGGCCTTGCTTATTGGGGGTATGATTGAACTTGGATACAATATTTTTTACGTAAGAAGAGACTAAGCTGTGTGTGGCTCTCCACTTGGAGATTTGGTACTGATTTGCTGGATTATTAGTTCTGCCACAAACGTGGTCCCTAAGCCAGAATGCCACCTAAGGAAACACTCTGGAGACGTGACCTATGCCAGGCTGAAGACCAGAAGTAGACTTGtaccattttttattttcaaatggtcatgtaaataaaagcatttgttcCAGATGAGCAGTTTTAATATGGTTGTTTGTTATATGGAGTAAAGTTAAGCCTTTTCCCATGCAGATAGATAGCAGAAGGAACCACAGATGTTCTATCCCACTGAGTTCAGCACTTAGGGGATCCTTGTAAGGAAGATATCTGTGTCTTATGCTGTCACTCAAATTTAAGTATCAGTAACAAATGGAAGCCactaaaaagagcaaaaaagtaACTCGGCGACATCTTTTTGACTTAAGAATCCTCTTTTAGTATGAAAAATCTGAAACTAAACTGAGTTCTTAAGTGCTGAAACATAAACAATATGTTCACCTAGGGAAAAAATTAGTAGCTGAACTATGGCAGCAGCCCAAGTttcagaaaagaggaagaacacaATGATTATGATCATCTCTCCTAGTAAGAAGTCACTTGTGCTTCAAGAGACTGCAGCTGCTGTAATGCATTTGTACCTGCAGGAAGTGGTATTTTAAGGAGAAAGATTTTCAGTGCTATGGTGTATTAAATCCATGGAGGTGAAGCTTTGGCTTTTCGGAGCATCAGCAAACACAGTGTGAGCAAAAGTACTTCTTCACATAACAAATACAATGAATGGGACTTCTGGGAAGATCTGAACAAGAATCCTATTGTGTGGGCTGGAAGTGCTCTTCCAGGAGCCAGGATAACATCAAATTCAAATCTAAGAGCTTCTTAAGACATCATTATATACTGAATATGCTGATTCATTTACGTTTTCTGggtacagaaaacaaaaaaaaagttacagtgaGTGAAAAGAGCCAGGGAAAGACTTCTGAGGTAACAGCAAATGATTAGACTAAAACGCCTCACGGGAAAAATATTAACTAGCTGCATTCAACTGTATGTCCTCTAAAAAGGGAAGGTCATCCTCCATCCCTAGATTTTTTGCTTGCTCTTCAATCATACAGACAGACATGAAGTAAATACATGGCAACCGGGACCTGTtgcagcctgaagcactggatCATGGCTTGGAACACGGGCTAACAAAGGATTTTTCAGCATCCATTCAGGCTGCTTCAGTGTGGTCGGCTGCCCTATCTCGTAAATGGGGAAACCAGGGAATGACAAATCTTTCTATTCAGCCATTGTAAAGAATGTTGTAACATCAGCTTTTGCTAAGCACATTTGTGTACTCCCAGTTTACAAGCATCATGATTTatggaaagctgaaataaacttttcttccctccagaagtaaaaaaaacaatggaACAACACATTTCATTCCTTCGGTAGCAGCATTCCTCTTTGGGAGGCGTCCCTGCGTCCTGGTTAGCTCTGGAGAAGCCTTCAGCAATGCCTACTTGTTCAAGTCAGACTCTTGCCCACTCCTGAAGAACAGGCTTGGGCATCTTCGTGAACTTGAAGTGAAAACAGTACTGCAGCTGGGTGTAGCTGAGGgatgctggggcaggaggaaggGCATTCACCTCAATGCAAGCTCCCCAGCCTGCCTGCTATGGGCAATGAGTGCACATACATATATGACATATGGAACAGTCAGCGCACCTTCTCTGGCTCCCATGACTGAGATGCATTCTCTGTTATGTCCTATGGCTGGCAAGCTAGGCTTCATGTAAAATGTTTATTGGATGCTTgaaaaaatgatggagaagGTGAAAATTATGCTAAAACCCACCAACCTCCAAATCGTGGTAAACTTCTCTGAGCCACTTGCTACAATCACATAAACCAGCACCTGAACTTAGGTGAGGGGGTCTCAGTCCTGAATAAGGCTTGATGGAGAATATGACAGACTCACCAGGCCCCACTTACCTGGATGCGCTACCTTAGGGCACCAAGTGTACGAGTGAGCATCCCTGGCCTTTCCGCAGCTGAaggtagaagcagcagcaaaaagccAAAACTCCTGCTCAGAAGAGCAGTGCAGATTTCCTCACTGAAGCTGCTGATGTTAACAGATGGTTGTAACTGATGGGAGAATAGGAACCAGCCTCATTAGGACCTGCTATATTACAAGATGAACTGCAGAAGTGACTGTGCCTCCTTCACAAATCCCTTCTGGTTCACAGATGCACTTACTATCTGGAAGCACTTACTATCTGGAAGCTTACCCAGTTTACTAGGACTGAGCACAATTGTTTCAaactcttctcactggtgacaggatgaggggaaatggcctcaagttgcaccagggtaagtttaggttggatatcaggaaaaacttctttacagaaagggttgttaagcactggaatgggctccccagggaggtggttgagtcaccattcctggatgtgtttaaaaactgtttggatgcggtgctcagggacgtgatttagcgGAGGGCTGTTAGATTTcaggtagtatggttaggttgtggttggactttATGATCTgtaaggtcttctccaacctgagcaattctatgattctaaatctCCTCAGAATTGCTGCCTactctcagattttttttttgttttgaggaGATTTTGTTCTTCATCCATTTTAAGGGTCTACTTAAAAACCTTGAAATAAATCTCTGATTCGAAGTGCTGAAGTCACAGTTTCTTCCTGGTGTCCTGCATAGGTCATGCACAATTTCATTCATCAAGAGACATTCATAGGATGCAGCCACCTGGAAGCACTGAATTTTGCAAATTTTTTCTTGGTCTTTTCAGAGGTACTTTGATgagaaaaatatcccttttgATTCAGTACTTCATATCGGTTCTAAAGCTGACTTAGAGCTGCTGCTGCGATACCTTCGTactcttctgcctttttctgctATCAGAACTTCATTCAGAAAAATCCAAAGTTCGCTCTGACTCTCCAGAAGCTGATGCAGCAATTACAGCTGTTTATAACTACCACATTCTCAAAGGCACTGGTTACAGCACTGAACCAAGATGAGTGAAACGAAAAGGCAGATTTGATAAAGCATCGTGGAACACAGAAAGCTGATGTTGAGATGGCTCATCCTGAATTGCCAGAAGTCACACCAGTTACGTGGTGGTACAGCAGAGAACGCCTGTCCCAGTTATGTGGCACAGCTGTGACATGGAGCATGGGGAGAGATCTGCTTCAGAATGCAACTGAAAGGTTTTctattctgaaatgaaacattgTTGGTCATATCCTGATGACTGATATATATTATAtagataatatatatatatattgatagCATATATATGGTGATAAATATTCTacatcatttatttctattcagATCATTCATACAAGCTTGAACACTTCAGCATGCATTATAGATGAGTATCTACTTTTGTCAgattcaggaaaataaatactcaATGCACATGTGTAAAAGACCATGAGACTAAATTTTTCCATTACgtatttctattgcttttcttGATTTGTCAGCATCGTAGAGTAGCATGAAGTTCTCTGTTCTTGTACTTGGAAGGTACAGTTGTGCAACATACATCCCAAACTTGAACCTGAACACTTTAAGAATGTGCATACATGCATTCCAAATGTACTGCTTGGCACGGATGACAACATTCAAAATAAGATAGCACAGGACTGAGTTACAGGATGACTTAAGAGATGAAAGCAGTACTATTTCTGACAAATACACACGTAATACAGAAGCAAAATCTTTATCTCAGGGAAATTTTCACATTTGCCCAATAGAAAAGTGGTCTAATTGACAAGGTTTTCTCCTTGGGACTCTGTGGAGTGCCTTTCTCAGCTAACAGCCTGACAACGCAaccagatttaaaaaacaaaaattccatGGAAATCAGCCCTTAAAACACAAGCCTAACCTCTGCGACACACCACATTCTCATTCAGGTGAAATGGAAATCAGTTGGTAGAAGGAAACATATTGAAATagttattgaaaaataaaacttgatAAAAATAGAACTTCAATCTGCTCCTTTAATCACCGCATCAGAATATCACATCCATACACCAAATGTTGAAGGAGTATTTAGGACGAATGACCTCATCAGAAAGCTGTCTATCAGCGTGACCAGAACACAAGGCAACCGGTGGTTCCCTGGCACTTAAGTACAGAACAGCTCTAAAGCAGAAGCAATAACAGCATCACAGTACAAAGGAACACAGCGGCCCGAATCTGATACACGAGACTGGGAGAGTCCACATTCCGATGACTCTAACAGAACTAGCAACCTAGATACCATGAAGTTAATCACTGCTTCTGGGTGAGaagctgcacacacagcagaattgtttctatttatttttttttttttttaaaaaatgaaatgagtgaCCAATGGGAGTCATAGGTTTCCAAGTGTTCACGTGTGCAGGAAACTCAGCAGGATTGGCACAAAACATCAGCATTACCTATTACACAGTTCTTAAAGTGCGTTTCATCCACCTAAAAAGgaccaaacaaacaagcagtAGCAAGGACTCACAACCCAGGAAAGCATTTTTAACAGCGTCTCACAGCAATCAGAAGTCATCCTTCCCATTTTTCACTCGTACACATTCACAGTCAGGTCAAAGGCGCTGGCTGCCTGCAAATGAACTCAGCTTCGTTTGACCATcacaaaaatgaatgcaattaCAGCTGAGAAGCCTGCAAAGATGTCTTACGCCATTTGATCAGAATTAGTACAGCTTTCATCAATAGGGTCAGGTGGTAACCCCTCTCACAACGGGTCTTGGTCCCGTGAGCATAAAGAAagcatggatttttttcatcaaTTCATCATTCTTATTCACATGCACATATTAGAAAATggtcatttttaaacaaagaatattttccttatgtttCCTGGAAGACTTCTTCAATGTTCCAAGTCCATAACATTCTGCCAATCTGTTTCCACAGCAGTCAACCGTTTCACGTTTCCATTCCCTACGTTATTTGCAATGCCAATGTATTTACTGCGCACGtgtatttttacttaaaaatcaattttattcaTCACCAAGGAATTCTTTCACAGATGAATACTTAAATCATCACCCTCTGAAATAATACTTTATTTCTAATACTAGATAGAATTAATATTTCCATTAAAGTATTGAAATATTCACTATAGTAACAAGGAAGGGGAAATCTGCATGCCAGCAGTACCTGTAATGAAAAGGCTGTTTTGGAGTCAATTTGCAGGCATCGGAGGGCTGGGGGTGACACAACACCAGTAACACCTGTACGTAACACATGAAGCCAGCTGCCAGTGAGATGCAAAAGCTCCAGTAATCGTAACAAAAACAGTAACTACCATGTTGAGAGCTATTGGTAGGGTCAGTAACAACGCAGCTCTTTGCTACCCACAAAAACGGTACAGGATCTACGGAAACATCTCTGAGGTTCTGCACATGGTGTCATTAGCTGGGACAGCACGGCAAACACATGGATGTGACCACCACTGCAGTACAGGCACTGTGCCTCGCATGGATTTTTCCCATCTGCAGAAGAACATGGGCCAAAAGAGAACACCAGAGATTTCAgccaaagcaacagaaaaaactgaaatccggagggaggaaaaaagcaacaagcaAAGTCTGGTGTCAGTGCATCGCAGGGCAGGAAAGATTTATTGCTGGAGCAAAAGTCCGGATGTGAAGCTGATGTATGCAACAGGAGCAGAGGATATCGCATAGGACCACTTGACACCAAGATTTTTGTCAGACTAATGAACAACTTGGGAGCTGAAATTCTCAGAAATTGTCCTCCCTCTTGAAAAGCAACCATATCAAGATGAATACACCACAGGTAGAGGACAAATTTGGTTTTCAAAGCTAGCCAAGTGTATCCCACTGCAGCTGGTCGATGCAAACCCTGTGCACATTTGAGTACAATGGCAGTTCCGACAGCCATT is a genomic window of Meleagris gallopavo isolate NT-WF06-2002-E0010 breed Aviagen turkey brand Nicholas breeding stock chromosome 1, Turkey_5.1, whole genome shotgun sequence containing:
- the TMEM60 gene encoding transmembrane protein 60 translates to MRMSLAQRVLLTWLFTLLFLIMLVLKLDEKAPWNWFLIFIPVWIFDTILLVMLIVKMAGRCKSGFDPRNGSQNIKKKTWYLIAMLLKLAFCLALCAKLQQFTTMKLAYVFIPLWALLIGGMIELGYNIFYVRRD